TTTCTAAGGAAATTATAGAAATAAATAAGAGATATTTATCTAGAATTAATGGAAAGTGGACTGAGTTTAAAGATATAGGTGATGAGTTTATAGATGAAGCCCACAGATATTCCAGCGATTTAGATATATTCGGTGAAAAATCATTATTCCAAATGATTAATATAACTAATACCAAAGAAGGAAGAGAAAGTTTAGCTAAATCTTTAATGAATCCTAGTTATAAAAAGGAAGAGATAGTTTTAAGACAGGAAGCTATAAAAGAATTACATGATAAATTATATTTATGTGAGGAAATGGAATACATTACAAGAAAGCATAAAGATAAGCTTAATAAATCTGAAAGGTTAATTAAGTATGGTGAGGATAGTGAAGTATTGATAAAGTCCAAAATTTTAAATACTTTAATATATACACTGCCTTTAATTACAGTTCCTTTAGGAGCTTTTATACTATTACTTAAACTTCAAAGTTTATATAATTTAATTCCCATAATAATTATTATTCAGATATCCATTTGGGGAATAAATTTTATGAAACTTAATAATATACTAGGGGAACTTGGACTTTTTAAATATAATATAGATACCTATGTACATATGTTAAAACTTATAGAAAAAGAAGAGTTCAAGTCTCAAAAATTAAAAAGTATAAAATCAGATTTATTTAGTGAAAAAAATTCTGCACTTATTGCTATAAAGAAATTAGATAATACTTTTGAAAAGGTTAATTTAAGATATAATGGATTGCTATACCTTGGACTAAATGCACTCTTACTTTGGGATTACCAATGTGTATTTTCTCTAGAGGCTTGGAAAAGACAATATGGATGCGAAATAAGGAAATGGTTATATCATATAGGAGAAGTTGAGTCACTCATGAGCTTGAGTGTTTTAACTCATATTGAGGAAGATATTACTTTTCCTAAAATAAATAGTGAAGGCAAATTAGCGGTAAATGCTAAAAAACTTGGGCATCCTCTTATAAATGGTAAGGATAGAATAGATAATGATGTAAGTATGGATAATAAAATTTTTATAATAACAGGTTCTAATATGTCAGGGAAAACTACATTTTTAAGAACTATAGGAATAAACTTAGTCCTTGCCTATAGTGGAGCACCCGTTTTTGCAAGAGAGATGACTTGTTCTATATTAGATATATTTACTTCAATGAGAATAAGCGATGATCTGAAGAATGGAATTTCTACTTTCTATGCCGAACTTATAAGGATAAGAGATATAATTAAGAACTCTAATGATGATAAGGAAATGATATTTTTAATTGATGAGATATTTAGAGGAACAAATTCTATGGATAGAATACTCGGAGCTAAGAATGTATTGTTAAATTTAAACAATGAAAAAATAATAGGTGCTATAACCACACATGACTTAGAATTATGTGAGTTAGATAGATACAATAGGATAAATAATTATCATTTTTCAGAGTATTATAAGGATGATAAGATATATTTCGACTATAAGATAAAAGATGGGAAATCAACCACCACAAATGCTAAATATCTTATGAAAATAGTTGGTATAAATATAGTGGAATAGTATGAAACTAAAAATAAAATTAAAGTATGAAAGTATATAAGATAAATTTATATTTAGAGAGTGTATATAAAGACACTCTCTATTTTTCTCTACATTTTTTATTTATTACGAAAATATCTACGTAATTACAGTTATATGCCGAGTTTTTTATTTATAAATTGTTTTAAATGATTAGGTTTAAATTCACTACTTAGGATATCCATAATTATCTGATCGTATTTATTTCCAGCTAAGGTATAAGCATTACGAATCCTTCCACATTCTTTAAAACCTACTTTTCTATAACATTTTATAGCTGATTCATTAAATCCATAAGCTACTAGGTGAATACTTTCAAGGTTAATGACATTAAATCCAAAGTCCAATAGTAATGTCAATGCTTCAACGCCATATCCTTTTCCCCAATAGGACTTATTCCCTATAAAGATACCAACCTCTCCATGTCTATTTCTGAGGTCTGTAGATGGGAAACCACAATTTCCAATAAGCTCATTGCTTTTAGAATCTATTATAGCGAAATTATATCCATCTTTAACTAAATCATTTAAGGCATCTTTTTCAAATTGTATACCAATAACCTTTGGCATTAGGGAAAGACCTATAGCTACTTCCGGATCGTTCAGCCATTCAGTATATTTTTCGTAGTCGCTAGTATCAATTGGAGATAGATAACATTTTTCACCAGTAATTTTTTTAAAATACATAATTATTCCCCCTTTAATTTAATATAAAAAAACCCGCAGAATCACTATAATTAAGTGACTCCGCAGGTTAATATTTTAATGCGTGTAGGAAAAATCCCTGTACCGCTCACAATAGCATAGTAGTAACTATACTACGGCTTAGATACACTCACTAGATTTTTAATTATTTCTATATATGTTACTATAGGACAATTGTGATGTCAATAGAATTGAGGGATTTATTATATACAATTTAAAAAAACTTAAAAAGTATAGTTTAAAAAGTTGTATTGAGAATTGTAACTATATGTTATACTAATAAATAGAACACTGAATAAATCTATATATTTATATGGAAAAATAAATGAGAAAGGAATTTAGATGATGGATTTTAAAAAATTTAAAGATAAAAAATATATGGATATTATAATTCCTATAGCTATAGCAGCATTTTTAGTATTTATATCATCTATTATGTTTCTTAAATTACTAGATATTACACCATATTTTTTAAATAGAATTGGGAATATATATTCAATAATAAGTCCCTTTATATATGGAATTATTATAGCATATATACTAAACCCACTTATGAGATTTTTAGAAAAGAAATTTAAATTAAAAAGATCAATAAGTATATTATGTACATATCTTATAATAGTTGGTTTATTTATTATAGTAATAATATATTTATTACCTAAAATAACTACTAGTATTATGGAAATACTTAGAAGTGTTCCTCAATATACACGTGCAACAGAAAGATGGGTAAATAATTTACTTAATAATAGTAAAGCTGGAGAATTAATCAATACTTCTGTTGGAGCTAATTTTAATCCAGAGAAACTTATTTCTAAGGCTAGTGAATTCTCTATTTCGGTGTTAAATTCTTTTTTAGCCAATTTATTGTCAATTACTAACTATTTTATAAAGTGGATATTTGGATTCCTTATAGCTATTTATGTTTTAGCGGACAAAGAGAATTTTAAATATGTATCCAAAAAGGCTATATATAAGACTTTAAAAGAAAAAAATGGGAATAGGTTTCTACGATTATTAAGTACCTTAAACAGTATGATAGGTACTTATATAGGCACAAAGGCACTAGACTCTCTTATTGTGGCTATTATAGCATTGATAGGGCTTATGTTTATAAAATCACCATATGCTTTATTAATTGCAATAGCTGTTGGAATAACCAATATGATACCTTATTTTGGTCCTTTTGTAGGTATGTTTGTAGCGGGAGTTATAAATATTTTTTATAGTCCTATTAAAGCATTAATTGTAGTTGGATTTTTATTTTTATTGCAACAATTTGATGGCTGGTACTTGGATCCTAAATTAATAGGAGATAAAGTTGGACTAAGTCCATTCCTTGTAATGTTGGCAGTTACCTTAGGTGGGGGATTATATGGTGTGGTTGGTATGATTTTATCAGTACCTGTAATGGCTGTTATAAAAATATATGTAGATAAAGTTTTTTAATTTTTTAGGGACAGTTCACAAAATATAATTTTTTATGAAATTTATATTTTATGAACTGTCCTTATGTTTTTAGAGGTTCTATTATTTTTAATTTATTAATAAAAATAAGTTCTAAGTATGGTAATATTATTAGTGAGTTTTAAATATATAATGGTTTTAAGTACATTATAGAGTGTGATATTTTAAATTAAAGATACGAAGGTGGATTATGATGGATATGTTAAATCGTGTTTTAAATATAATATTTCATCTTGATAAATATTTAGGTATTGTTATTACCCATTTTGGATATAAAGCATATATTATTATATTTATAATTGTTTTTTTAGAGAGTGGTATAATACTAACACCATTTTTACCCGGAAATTCTTTAATCTTTATTACAGGAACATTTGCAGCATTAAAATCAATAAATATATATGTACTTATCATAACATTACTTTTGGCATCTATATTTGGTGGAATAATAAATTATAATATAGGAAAGTTTTTTGGAGCAAAGATAATAAAGAGTAAGATAGGTGTTATTATTGAAAAGAAGGGGTATTTTGATAAAACTAAGCTATTTTACGAAAAGCAAGGGGGAAGGACCCTTATAATGGCAAGATACATACCAGTTGTTAGAACTTTTTCTCCATTTATAGCAGGAGTAAGCAATGTAGGACATATGAAATTTATGTTATATAATATTTTAGGTGCATTTTTATGGGTAATACCTCTGAATTTATTAGGATATTGGTTTGGGAATTTAACTTTTGTTAGGAATAATTATAGCATAGTTATTTTTATGCCTATTATTGGATATGTAGTTTTCGTATTTTTTGCTATTATAATAAGAAAACTGAAGAAAAAATTATCTAATGCATAGAATAATTTAGATTTATGTAAATAATTCTTAAATATCTAAGATTTATTTTATTATACAAATTGATAATCTTTTTTAATAGTGATATAATGATTAAGTAAACTAAATAATAAATCTGATACATAAGGATTTAGGTTCTTTTTATTAAGACTAATAGGGAAAATGGTGAGATACCATTACAGCCCCCGCTACTGTAAAAGCAGACGAAACCTTAGTGAAACCACTGTGAAAACGGGAAGGTAAGGGAATAGGACGAAGCTTAAGTCAGGAGACCTGCCTAAATTTTAAGTAATCCTTCGGAGGGAGGGACGTTGCTTCAATATGTGTTTTACATACGTCTGTTTTATAAGTATGTACTATATTATATAAAAAGAGCATCCTAACCTTTAAGGTTAGGATTTTTATTTTACAAACCCTAGTATAAACAGGAAAAATAAAAGTATAATTAAATCCCAGTGTAGCAATGTAGCTGCAGTAACCCCATAAATTATAATTAAATTCCATATCAACGTATCAACAATGGTGTTGAATACACCTTTTAACAATGATGTTATTTAGAATAAATTATTTTTGCTGATGCATTTAAGTTTGCATCAGTTTTTCTTTTTTTGTAACTCTAAATCATAGTTTATATAAAAATATACTTAATATTATTAATATTAAGTATATATTATAGTTAATTTAAACATATAATACTTTAGCCTTATTTTGTTGTAATTAAGTCTTTAATCAATTGTCATTTAAAAGAGTCATTATTAAGAAGGAACTGAAGCTCAAGTGTAGAAAGGGGGATGGGATATATTGCAATTATTACATAAAATAGGGGGGGTTAAATGCAATCATCAAAATTAGCTTTAAAGGGTGGTATATTAATTGATGGAATAAGGGGGTATGCCTATTGAGAATTCGTTATTAATGGTAAATGGAGATGAAATCGCATATGTGGGTGAAATGGAGAATATTAATATACCTGAAGATTATGATACCATAGATACCACTGGTATGACTGTCATTCCTGGACTTATCGATACTCATGTTCACTTTGGTGGTGCATTAAATGCATCTGATTTATCATGGATATTGGAGCACGTTATACAAAAATCTATTGTAGCTGTTGCGCAAGCAGAAACATGTCTTAATCATGGGTTCACTACTACCGGAGATATATCTCGAAATGGTACATATTTGAGGAATATGATAAATGAGGGTATAGTAAAAGGACCGAGGATTGTAACTTGTGGTCTTGGATTATCTAGAACATGTGGTCATGGAGATACACATGGTCTTCCTCTAGATTATGTTCAAAAATCTCATCCATGGGCTATTTGCGCTGATGGAAGAGAAGAGCTTCGAAAGGTAGTACGTTCTATTTTAAGAACTGAACCAGATGCTATTAAAATATGGGCTACTGGTGGTGGTGTTTGGAGGTTAGATGATAAAAGGCATCAGCACTATAGTTATGAGGAGATAGAAGTGGTAGTTGAAGAGGCGAATTATGTCGGGCTTCCTGTGAGAGCTCATTGCGAAAGTTTGGAAGGCGCTAGGGCTTGTATAAAAGCGGGAGTTCATAGTATAGAACATGGACAAGAACTTGATGAAGAGTGTTTAAATATGATGGTACAAAAAGATATAAGTTTAGTTCCTACAATGAAGTTTTTCTATGAATGGTTTACAGAATATGAACCACCATATAGATCAATTCTAGATATTTTTCCCGGAGAAACATTAGCTGAAAAAGAGTTAAATCGTACTATAGCTAACTTTCAAGCTGCAAAGGATACAGGGGTTAGGATAGCAGTAGGATCGGACTCCTTTTGTAGTAAACTAACTCCTTATGGAGAGTATAGTTTGAAAGAGATGTATGCAGTTCATGATGCGGGACTTTCTCCTATGGAAACCATAGTAGCTGCTACAAAATCAGGGGCAGAGGTACTGAAAGTTGATGATATTACTGGTACTTTAGAAAAAGGTAAGAAAGCCGATGTAGTGGTTTTAACTAAGAATCCTTTAGAAGATATAACTAATATAAATTTAGATAATATGAAGTTTATAATTAAAGGCGGTAAATTTGTAAAAAGATAAATATTCAGATACTAATTTTAAAAAAAGTATATTTAAACATAGGTATTGATACAAGTATAGATTTAAAAATAATTTTCAAAGAATAGGGACAGTTCATAATGAATTAGGTAATGATAATTTACTA
The nucleotide sequence above comes from Hathewaya histolytica. Encoded proteins:
- a CDS encoding metal-dependent hydrolase family protein, whose translation is MPIENSLLMVNGDEIAYVGEMENINIPEDYDTIDTTGMTVIPGLIDTHVHFGGALNASDLSWILEHVIQKSIVAVAQAETCLNHGFTTTGDISRNGTYLRNMINEGIVKGPRIVTCGLGLSRTCGHGDTHGLPLDYVQKSHPWAICADGREELRKVVRSILRTEPDAIKIWATGGGVWRLDDKRHQHYSYEEIEVVVEEANYVGLPVRAHCESLEGARACIKAGVHSIEHGQELDEECLNMMVQKDISLVPTMKFFYEWFTEYEPPYRSILDIFPGETLAEKELNRTIANFQAAKDTGVRIAVGSDSFCSKLTPYGEYSLKEMYAVHDAGLSPMETIVAATKSGAEVLKVDDITGTLEKGKKADVVVLTKNPLEDITNINLDNMKFIIKGGKFVKR
- a CDS encoding AI-2E family transporter; the protein is MMDFKKFKDKKYMDIIIPIAIAAFLVFISSIMFLKLLDITPYFLNRIGNIYSIISPFIYGIIIAYILNPLMRFLEKKFKLKRSISILCTYLIIVGLFIIVIIYLLPKITTSIMEILRSVPQYTRATERWVNNLLNNSKAGELINTSVGANFNPEKLISKASEFSISVLNSFLANLLSITNYFIKWIFGFLIAIYVLADKENFKYVSKKAIYKTLKEKNGNRFLRLLSTLNSMIGTYIGTKALDSLIVAIIALIGLMFIKSPYALLIAIAVGITNMIPYFGPFVGMFVAGVINIFYSPIKALIVVGFLFLLQQFDGWYLDPKLIGDKVGLSPFLVMLAVTLGGGLYGVVGMILSVPVMAVIKIYVDKVF
- a CDS encoding MutS-related protein, with the protein product MEANRFSKKIKKHDEKILEYSKRCNLFSIFRLITMISSIYLTYRVLKLNFNKAYFLVLLLLYMAFIFLMRIHRRTKERLNFSKEIIEINKRYLSRINGKWTEFKDIGDEFIDEAHRYSSDLDIFGEKSLFQMINITNTKEGRESLAKSLMNPSYKKEEIVLRQEAIKELHDKLYLCEEMEYITRKHKDKLNKSERLIKYGEDSEVLIKSKILNTLIYTLPLITVPLGAFILLLKLQSLYNLIPIIIIIQISIWGINFMKLNNILGELGLFKYNIDTYVHMLKLIEKEEFKSQKLKSIKSDLFSEKNSALIAIKKLDNTFEKVNLRYNGLLYLGLNALLLWDYQCVFSLEAWKRQYGCEIRKWLYHIGEVESLMSLSVLTHIEEDITFPKINSEGKLAVNAKKLGHPLINGKDRIDNDVSMDNKIFIITGSNMSGKTTFLRTIGINLVLAYSGAPVFAREMTCSILDIFTSMRISDDLKNGISTFYAELIRIRDIIKNSNDDKEMIFLIDEIFRGTNSMDRILGAKNVLLNLNNEKIIGAITTHDLELCELDRYNRINNYHFSEYYKDDKIYFDYKIKDGKSTTTNAKYLMKIVGINIVE
- a CDS encoding VTT domain-containing protein gives rise to the protein MMDMLNRVLNIIFHLDKYLGIVITHFGYKAYIIIFIIVFLESGIILTPFLPGNSLIFITGTFAALKSINIYVLIITLLLASIFGGIINYNIGKFFGAKIIKSKIGVIIEKKGYFDKTKLFYEKQGGRTLIMARYIPVVRTFSPFIAGVSNVGHMKFMLYNILGAFLWVIPLNLLGYWFGNLTFVRNNYSIVIFMPIIGYVVFVFFAIIIRKLKKKLSNA
- a CDS encoding GNAT family N-acetyltransferase, yielding MYFKKITGEKCYLSPIDTSDYEKYTEWLNDPEVAIGLSLMPKVIGIQFEKDALNDLVKDGYNFAIIDSKSNELIGNCGFPSTDLRNRHGEVGIFIGNKSYWGKGYGVEALTLLLDFGFNVINLESIHLVAYGFNESAIKCYRKVGFKECGRIRNAYTLAGNKYDQIIMDILSSEFKPNHLKQFINKKLGI